ACTGTTCCCTTGGCGGACGATTGAAGACAATGTACTGCTCGCCGGTGAGATCAAAGGCATATTACGGGATGGCGCTCGTGAGGAAGCGAGACATTGGCTCGCCAAGGTTGGGTTAGGCGGGTTCGAACAAGCTTATCCGCATATGCTGTCAGGTGGAATGCAGCAGCGTGCTGCTTTTCTCAGAGCATTGCTCGCTCCGCAGGAGTTGATGCTGCTCGATGAACCTTTCAGCGCTCTAGACGCGTTAACTCGTAGTGAAATGCAGCGCTGGCTACTTGAACTGTGGGAAGAGAATCGCCGCTCCGTATTGTTCATCACCCACAACATTGAAGAAGCGTTGCTGCTCTCTAATCGTATTTATGTATTTTCCGGCCGCCCCGGCTCCATCCTACATACTGTTGACGTGCCATTTCCACGGCCGCGCCGCGATGAGATAACGGATTCCCCAGAATTCCTAACACTCAAGCGCCAGCTGTCGCAATGGATGCGAGAAGAACAGGCTAAGAGCGGGAAAGTAGCCTTCTGAGTAATACATGAGAAATCAAACAAAGAACCGCTTGAGCTTTAAATAGCCCAAGCGGTTCTTTTGTTTTTATTCAGTAATGCTAAATGGAGTTTGTATCTTATTGTGCTTGTACGAACTCAGCAGATTTAATCCCAGCTTGACGTCCGAAAATAATGATTTCTGCTACAGAGTTACCGCCGATTCGGTTTTGACCGTGCAATCCGCCTGTAACTTCACCTGCTGCAAACAGACCAGGAATAGCAGCACCGTCTTTATTTAACACTTCTGTATTCGTATTGATCTTCACACCGCCCATGGTGTAGTGAATCCCTGGAGCGATCTTAATCGCGTAGAAAGGACCTGCGGACAAGTCGTTGTCCATCCCTGTTGTTCTGCCAAATTCAGCATCCTTCTTGTTCTTAACCGCGCTATTCCAAGTATCGAGTGTAGCTTGCAGCTTATCCGCTGGAACACCGATTTCTTTTGCCAATGCCTCAATAGTATCCGCTTTGATCACGAAGCCCATTTTATCATATTGTTCAATGGCTTTAACGCGTGATTTGACGCCAGAATCAAACACAAGAGTAGCGCCTTTTTCAGGAAGTGCATTGATAGCTGCGGTAGCTTTATCACGTGTAGTCAATTCGTTTACGAACCGTTTGCCTTCACTGTTAACCATGATAGATCCTTCGCCGCGAACAGCTTCCCCGATCAGATATGATTTATCTTGTTGAACCGTCGGGTGAACTTGGATTTGATCCATATCAACAGTTGTTCCGCCGAGCGCTTCGATCATCTTGATGCCATCACCAGTACTTCCGATCTGGTTAGTAGTAACGTATCCTTTCAGATCAGGTCTAACTTTAGAGATCATATCCATATTGGCTCCGTAACCACCGGTTGTCACAACAACAGCCTTCGCTGTAATAGTCTTCTCATCAGCTTGGTTAAAGAGTACTTTCGCACCGTCAACCTTACCGTCTTTTTGAGTAATTCCCTTAACATCAGCGTTCACAAATAGTGGAATTTCTTTTTCCTGTACATTTTTCACCAGGCCTTTAACAAGATATTGGCCTACTGCTGATCCGTCTTCTGGACGGTGAGTACGTTTTTCGCTCATACCGCCTGTAATCGTGAGATTGTTCAGTTTAATTCCGATCGAATCTAACCAATCGATAGCACTCGCGGAATTGTCCACGAAGAAGCGAAGCATCTCTTTATTGTTCGTATCATGCCCGCCCTTTAGGGTCTCTTCATAAAACTTATCATTGCTGTCTTCAA
This window of the Paenibacillus sp. FSL R10-2734 genome carries:
- a CDS encoding flavocytochrome c → MKKVTGSALILILSVMLVIAGCGNSNSSTTASSNGNENKSKVNETAKNDKTEAVSGASEVSYTPLDQLKDSYDIIIVGAGGAGMTAALEAKAKGLNPVIFEKMPVAGGNTMKSSSGMNASQTKFQKEQGIEDSNDKFYEETLKGGHDTNNKEMLRFFVDNSASAIDWLDSIGIKLNNLTITGGMSEKRTHRPEDGSAVGQYLVKGLVKNVQEKEIPLFVNADVKGITQKDGKVDGAKVLFNQADEKTITAKAVVVTTGGYGANMDMISKVRPDLKGYVTTNQIGSTGDGIKMIEALGGTTVDMDQIQVHPTVQQDKSYLIGEAVRGEGSIMVNSEGKRFVNELTTRDKATAAINALPEKGATLVFDSGVKSRVKAIEQYDKMGFVIKADTIEALAKEIGVPADKLQATLDTWNSAVKNKKDAEFGRTTGMDNDLSAGPFYAIKIAPGIHYTMGGVKINTNTEVLNKDGAAIPGLFAAGEVTGGLHGQNRIGGNSVAEIIIFGRQAGIKSAEFVQAQ
- a CDS encoding ABC transporter ATP-binding protein — its product is MQHRTTEVISSPEAHTAPPALEVSGISKSFSHRRLETNVLNNVSLKVEQQEFVSIVGPSGCGKSTLFHMIGGLVKPDTGTIHMNGKVVTGQRGEISYMPQQPALFPWRTIEDNVLLAGEIKGILRDGAREEARHWLAKVGLGGFEQAYPHMLSGGMQQRAAFLRALLAPQELMLLDEPFSALDALTRSEMQRWLLELWEENRRSVLFITHNIEEALLLSNRIYVFSGRPGSILHTVDVPFPRPRRDEITDSPEFLTLKRQLSQWMREEQAKSGKVAF